A part of Heliangelus exortis chromosome 3, bHelExo1.hap1, whole genome shotgun sequence genomic DNA contains:
- the HTR1E gene encoding 5-hydroxytryptamine receptor 1E, which yields MNFTNCTTEANVAAKPKTVTEKMLVTLTLATITTLTMLLNSAVIAAISTTKKLHQPANYLICSLAVTDLLVAVLVMPLSITYIMIDKWTLGYFICEIWLSVDMTCCTCSILHLCVIALDRYWAITDAIEYARKRTAKRAGLMIATVWTISIFISMPPLFWRNHHSVNIASECRIQHDHVIYTIYSTFGAFYIPLTLILILYYRIYHAAKSLYQKRGSSRHLSNRSTDSQNSFASCKLTQTFCVSDFSTSDPTTDFDKINAPVRIPPFENDLDLAGDRQQISTTRERKAARILGLILGAFILSWLPFFIKELLVGLHVCTVSPELADFLTWLGYVNSLINPLLYTSFNEDFKLAFRKLIRCREHT from the coding sequence ATGAATTTCACAAATTGCACCACTGAAGCCAATGTGGCTGCAAAGCCAAAAACAGTGACTGAAAAGATGCTCGTTACCCTGACCTTGGCCACAATCACAACCTTGACCATGCTGCTGAATTCTGCTGTAATTGCGGCCATCTCCACAACCAAGAAGCTCCACCAGCCAGCAAATTATTTGATATGTTCACTCGCTGTGACAGATCTCCTTGTTGCTGTTCTGGTCATGCCCTTGAGCATCACTTACATAATGATAGATAAATGGACTTTGGGATACTTCATCTGTGAGATCTGGCTCAGCGTCGACATGACCTGTTGCACGTGTTCAATCCTTCATCTCTGTGTCATTGCTCTGGACAGGTACTGGGCGATCACAGACGCCATCGAATACGCCAGGAAAAGAACGGCCAAAAGGGCCGGGCTGATGATAGCCACCGTGTGGACTATCTCCATTTTCATATCCATGCCCCCTCTGTTCTGGAGAAACCACCACAGCGTCAATATTGCCAGCGAGTGCCGCATCCAGCACGATCACGTCATCTACACCATTTATTCCACATTCGGGGCGTTTTACATCCCCTTGACTTTGATCCTCATCCTCTACTACAGAATTTACCACGCTGCAAAGAGCCTTTACCAGAAGCGGGGTTCCAGCCGCCACCTCAGCAACAGGAGCACCGACAGCCAAAACTCCTTTGCCAGCTGCAAGCTCACGCAGACGTTCTGCGTCTCAGACTTCTCCACATCCGACCCAACCACGGATTTTGACAAAATCAACGCACCCGTGAGGATTCCTCCTTTTGAGAACGACCTGGACCTGGCTGGTGACCGGCAGCAGATCTCCACCACCCGGGAGCGAAAGGCTGCTCGCATTCTGGGGCTGATTTTAGGTGCTTTCATTTTGTCCTGGTTGCCCTTTTTCATCAAGGAGCTGTTAGTGGGCCTCCATGTTTGCACTGTCTCTCCAGAGTTAGCAGACTTCTTGACCTGGCTTGGATATGTCAACTCCCTTATCAACCCTTTGCTGTACACTAGCTTTAATGAAGATTTCAAGCTGGCCTTCAGAAAGCTCATCAGGTGTCGAGAACATACTTAA